The Paramicrobacterium fandaimingii DNA segment ACGGCCGCAACTTGATCAATGATCTTACGGGAACGCTTCTGAGAGCGGCCATTGTCGCGCATCGCTGAATGCGCGGTGACCGTGGACAGCCGTTCGTCGACGAGTCGGACGGGACGGCGTGCCGCATCAGCCAGACGCTGTGCGAACAAAACGGCGTCGTCTGTCGATGCCGTGCTCGATCCGGACAGAGAAAGCGGCAGCCCGACAACGATCTCGAGGGCGTTCTGCTCGTCAGCGATCTCAACGATCCGAGCGACATCTGCGGAACCCGAGGCATCGCGCGCAACGGTCTCCACGGGGGTGGCGAGCATTCCTAAGGGATCGCATCGCGCAACCCCGATCCGTGCTTTGCCCACGTCGACGCCCACTCGCACTCCCGTACGAAATTCGCTCACTCTCACGCCTTCACAGCATCGATGACGCTTGTCAGAGCCGCGGGGATCGCTGTGGCGTCCTGCCCTCCGCCCTGGGCGATGTCGTCTTTTCCGCCGCCTCCGCCGCCGAGCACGCCCGCCGCGGTTCGAACGATGTGTCCGGCACGCACGCCTGCGCTGCGAGCTGCCTCGTTTGTCGCGACGATGATGACCGGGCGCCCCGTGATGTTCGCTGCGAGGGCGACGATGGAGGGCTCGGAGCCGAGACGTTCACGCGTGGTCGTGACGAGCGTGCGAACGTCGTCTGCTGAGGTCATGTCCGTCAGCTCTTCAGCGACGACGCGTATCGAGCCGACCGTCTGAGCGCTTGCCAGAAGCGCGGGAACACGCTGAGCTTGAGCGCGCGACTCGTACTCCTTGATCTTCTTCTCAGCCTGCTTGAGGTTTGCAACGAGATCGCTGATGCGCGAGGGCAGCTGTTCTCTCGGCGTCTTCAACGACGAGGTGAGTTCGCGAACAATCGCTCGCTCCGCCGCAAGGTCGTCAAATGCTTCGAGGCCAACGAGTGATTCGACACGACGATTCGTCGAGCCGACCGAAGACTCGTTCACGAGGTTGATCATGCCGATCTCGGCGCTCGTTGACACGTGCGTTCCCGCGCAGAGTTCCCGAGACCAGGGTCCTCCGATATCGACGACGCGCACGACATCGCCGTATTTCTCCCCGAACAGTGCCATGGCGCCCAGCGACTTTGCCTCGTCGAGCGGCAGCTCGCGTGTGACGACCTCGAGATTGTCACGAATCGCGTTGTTGGAAATCTCTTCGATCTCTGTCAGGGTCTCCCGCGAGAGCGCCTGGTTCCACGAGAAGTCGAGACGCAGGTACCCAGCCTTGTTGTATGAGCCCGATTGGTGGGCGTTCGGGCCGAGAATCTGGCGAAGCGCCGCGTGGATCACATGTGTGCCGGAGTGAGCCTGTCGCGCGCCGCGGCGATATGTCGCATCGACGATCGTCGTCGCCTCGGCGTCAACAGACACGACACCGCGCGTCACAACCACCGTGTGGCTGATGAGGCCCTTCACCGGCTTCTGCACGTCGAGAACCTCGAGTTCGTAGCCGTTTCCGACGATGGTTCCCTTGTCGGCATCCTGACCGCCAGACTCGGCGTAGAGCGCTGTTTCGGCAAGAATCACCTCTGCCGTCTGCCCCTGCGAAGCGCTCGTCACCGACGTGCCATCGACAATGAGTCCGAGCACGCGCGATTCGGCGGTCATCTCGGTGTAGCCGAGGAAGCGGGTCTCACCGTGGGCACGGAAGGCGCCGTAAACGCTGAGATCAGCGACCTGCGATTTCTTGCTCTTCGCGTCTGCCTTCGCCCGCTGCTTCTGCTGCGACATCAGTGAGTCAAACGCGTTGCGGTCAACGCTTAAGCCGGCCTCATCGGCAATCTCGAGGGTGAGATCGATGGGAAAACCGTACGTGTCGTGCAGCAGGAAAGCGGTGTCGCCCGCGAGAACCTTCTTGTTTTCCTTCTTCGAGGTGTCGACAGCGAGGTCGAGAATCGATGTGCCGCTTTCCAACGTGTGGAGAAACGTCTCTTCCTCACCGTAGGCGGACTGCGAAATGCGGGCGAAATCGTGGGAGACTTCCGGGTACGACGCGCTCATCACATCGCGAGAAGCCGTGAAGAGCTCGGGGAAGCTGGGGCCCTCGACGCCGAGAAGGCGCATGGCACGCACGCTGCGTCGCAAGAGCCGACGCAAGATGTAACCGCGACCTTCATTCGACGGTGTGACACCGTCGCTCATGAGCATGAGGGAGGAGCGAACATGGTCGGCGATCACGCGCATGCGCACGTCGTCATCGTGGTCGGCGCCGTAGCGACGTCCGGAAAGCTCCGAGGCGCTGTCGAGAACGGGGCGAACCTGGTCGATCTCGTACATGTTCTCGACGCCCTGCTTCAAGAATGCGACACGCTCGAGTCCAAGACCGGTGTCGATGTTCTTGGAGGGCAGCTCGCCGACGATGTCAAACTCCGTCTTGCTTCGGACATTCTCGATGGCGTACTGCATGAACACGAGGTTCCAGATCTCGACGTAGCGGTCGTCATCTGTCGCGGGGCCGCCGTCTGCACCGTAGGCAGGCCCGCGATCAAAGAAGATCTCCGAACTCGGACCGGCCGGTCCGGGATGCCCCGTCGACCAGTAGTTCGTGTCTTTGTCGAGGCGTTGGATGCGTTCGTCCGGCAGTCCGGCGATGCTCTTCCACAGAGCGATCGCCTCGTCATCGTCTTTGTAGACGGTGACCCAGAGATCCTTCTCGTCGAAGCCGTACCCACCGCTGGACTCGGACGAGGTCAGAAGCTCCCAGGCATACCCGATGGCGCCTTCCTTGAAATAGTCGCCAAAGGAGAAGTTGCCGGTCATCTGGAAGAACGTTCCGTGACGTGGGGTCTTGCCCACCTCGTCGATGTCGTTCGTCCTGATGCACTTCTGCACACTCGTTGCGCGAGGATACGGCGCGGGAATCAGCCCGGTGAGATAGGGGATGAACGGGACCATGCCGGCGATCGTGAACATCACGGTCGGGTCTTCGCTCACAAGCGAGGCACTCGGCACGACCGTGTGTCCTCGCTCCCCAAAGTAGTCAAGCCAGCGCTGACGAATCTCGGAAGTCTTCATGTGTCCGTTCGTTCGTGAATGATGAAAAGCGGGTTCACCGTTTGTTGAGGTCGTCGATCGCCGCTTCGGCGTCTTCGACGAGTGAATCGATCGTTTCGCGCAGCTCGGCTTCGCGCTCACGGTACGCTTCGGCGACGGTGTCAGTGAACTCACGCATCTTTGCATCGACGTCGGCGAAGAACTCGCGGCCGCCTTGCGTCTGGTTGACCTTGTGGGCCACGACGAATCCGGTCGCCACGCCCACGAGAAGCAACAGCAGGTTCTTCATCTTCATCTCCTCGTCGAATGTGCTGGGAAGTCCGGGACAATCCTACCCGGTGCTCGTGGTCATACTGCGTGTGCGAAAAGCGAAGGAGGGCCACGGCGAACCGTGACCCTCCTCTCGTGCTGATGTCAGCGAGCTGCGTAGTACTCGACGACGAGCTGAACTTCACAGGTCACGGGGATCTCGGCGCGCTTCGGGGCGCGAACGAGGCGTGCCTGCAGCTTGTCGAGCTCGACCTCGAGGTAGCCGGGAACCTTCGGCAGAACCTCTGCGTGGCCACCGGCGGCGGCGACCTGGAAAAGGTCGCTGCCTTCGCTGCGGGGCTTCACGTGGATGAGCTGCCCTTCCTTGACGCGGAAAGACGGGCGGTCAACGAGCTGACCGTCGACGAGGATGTGACGGTGAACAACCATCTGGCGAGCCTGAGCGGTGCTGCGTGCGAGGCCGGCGCGAAGCACGAGGGCGTCGAGACGCGTCTCGAGAATCTCGACGAGGTTCTCACCCGTCAGCCCCTGACGGCGACGT contains these protein-coding regions:
- the ruvX gene encoding Holliday junction resolvase RuvX; this encodes MSEFRTGVRVGVDVGKARIGVARCDPLGMLATPVETVARDASGSADVARIVEIADEQNALEIVVGLPLSLSGSSTASTDDAVLFAQRLADAARRPVRLVDERLSTVTAHSAMRDNGRSQKRSRKIIDQVAAVIILQHAIDTEKSTSAPPGTRVTTTPES
- the rpsD gene encoding 30S ribosomal protein S4 encodes the protein MSNTSRSKTRLSRALGVALTPKAARYMEKRPYAPGEHGRTKRKADSDYSVRLKEKQRLRAQYGIREKQLKIAFEEARRRQGLTGENLVEILETRLDALVLRAGLARSTAQARQMVVHRHILVDGQLVDRPSFRVKEGQLIHVKPRSEGSDLFQVAAAGGHAEVLPKVPGYLEVELDKLQARLVRAPKRAEIPVTCEVQLVVEYYAAR
- the alaS gene encoding alanine--tRNA ligase; this translates as MKTSEIRQRWLDYFGERGHTVVPSASLVSEDPTVMFTIAGMVPFIPYLTGLIPAPYPRATSVQKCIRTNDIDEVGKTPRHGTFFQMTGNFSFGDYFKEGAIGYAWELLTSSESSGGYGFDEKDLWVTVYKDDDEAIALWKSIAGLPDERIQRLDKDTNYWSTGHPGPAGPSSEIFFDRGPAYGADGGPATDDDRYVEIWNLVFMQYAIENVRSKTEFDIVGELPSKNIDTGLGLERVAFLKQGVENMYEIDQVRPVLDSASELSGRRYGADHDDDVRMRVIADHVRSSLMLMSDGVTPSNEGRGYILRRLLRRSVRAMRLLGVEGPSFPELFTASRDVMSASYPEVSHDFARISQSAYGEEETFLHTLESGTSILDLAVDTSKKENKKVLAGDTAFLLHDTYGFPIDLTLEIADEAGLSVDRNAFDSLMSQQKQRAKADAKSKKSQVADLSVYGAFRAHGETRFLGYTEMTAESRVLGLIVDGTSVTSASQGQTAEVILAETALYAESGGQDADKGTIVGNGYELEVLDVQKPVKGLISHTVVVTRGVVSVDAEATTIVDATYRRGARQAHSGTHVIHAALRQILGPNAHQSGSYNKAGYLRLDFSWNQALSRETLTEIEEISNNAIRDNLEVVTRELPLDEAKSLGAMALFGEKYGDVVRVVDIGGPWSRELCAGTHVSTSAEIGMINLVNESSVGSTNRRVESLVGLEAFDDLAAERAIVRELTSSLKTPREQLPSRISDLVANLKQAEKKIKEYESRAQAQRVPALLASAQTVGSIRVVAEELTDMTSADDVRTLVTTTRERLGSEPSIVALAANITGRPVIIVATNEAARSAGVRAGHIVRTAAGVLGGGGGGKDDIAQGGGQDATAIPAALTSVIDAVKA